AGCACCGCCTACGTCATCGGCGAGGCCGGGCTGACCACCGCCCTGCACGACGTCGGCTACGTCCTCACCGACGCGGACCCCGACTTCGTCATCCTCGGCGAGACGCGCACCTACTCCTTCGAGGCCATGACGAAGGCCGTGCGGCTGATCAACAACGGCGCGAGATTCATCGCGACCAACCCGGACGAGACCGGCCCGTCCGCCGAGGGTGCGCTGCCCGCGACCGGCTCGGTGGCGGCGCTGATCACGAAGGCCACCGGCAAGGAGCCGTACTTCGTCGGCAAGCCCAACCCGCTGATGATGCGCGCCGGGCTGAACCACATCGGCGCGCACTCCGAGACGAGCGCGATGATCGGCGACCGGATGGACACCGACGTGCTCGCGGGCCTGGAGGCCGGCATGACGACGTTCCTGGTCCGCACCGGCCTGACCTCCGACGCCGACCTGGAGCGCTTCCCCTACCGCCCCTCCAGGGTGATGGACTCGATCGCGGACCTGGTCGACCTCGTCTGACCGCCCTCGGAAGCCGACGGACGCCGCCGATCGCCGTCCGGACACCACAGGGGCCCTCCCGCAACCGCGGGAGGGCCCCTGTGCCGCTGCTGACGACGCTTCCGCTACAGCACCAGCGCGGGCAGGTCGGCCACGCTCGCCAGGACCTTGGTCGCGCCGTCGGCCAGCAGCCGGTCCGCGTCGTGGGCGCCGGTCAGCACGCCCGCCACCAGGCCCGCACCGGCCCGGACGCCGCACTGCATGTCGTAGCCGGTGTCGCCGACGACGACCATCTCGGCGACGTCGTCCGCCGCCTGCGTCCGCAGGAACGCCGCGAGCGCCAGGTCCGGGTAGGGGCGGCCGCGGCCGCCCGCGTCGGCCGGGCAGAGGACCAGGTCGACCAGGTCCTGCCAGCCGAGCGCGTCGAGGATGCGCTGCTGGGTCGGCCCGGAGAAGCCGGTGGTCAGGACGACGGTCAGGCCCGCGTCGCGCAGTTGCCGGATCGCCTCGACGGCGCCGGGGATCGGGGCGCAGTGGCCCTCGCCGACGAGCCGGTCGTAGGCGGCCTCGAAGGCGACGTTG
This genomic interval from Streptacidiphilus rugosus AM-16 contains the following:
- a CDS encoding HAD-IIA family hydrolase — translated: MAERKPIDSWLTDMDGVLIHEGVPIPGADAFIKRLRESGKPFLVLTNNSMYTARDLHARLSRMGLDVPVENIWTSALATAKFLDDQRPGSTAYVIGEAGLTTALHDVGYVLTDADPDFVILGETRTYSFEAMTKAVRLINNGARFIATNPDETGPSAEGALPATGSVAALITKATGKEPYFVGKPNPLMMRAGLNHIGAHSETSAMIGDRMDTDVLAGLEAGMTTFLVRTGLTSDADLERFPYRPSRVMDSIADLVDLV
- a CDS encoding phosphonatase-like hydrolase, yielding MAAGVRTKLVVLDMAGTTVADGGLVELAFEAAARELGVEPGGERHDAMLADVRATMGESKISVFRRLFGDEELAQRANVAFEAAYDRLVGEGHCAPIPGAVEAIRQLRDAGLTVVLTTGFSGPTQQRILDALGWQDLVDLVLCPADAGGRGRPYPDLALAAFLRTQAADDVAEMVVVGDTGYDMQCGVRAGAGLVAGVLTGAHDADRLLADGATKVLASVADLPALVL